DNA from Paraphotobacterium marinum:
TTGATTAAATCCGCTAGAATTTATCCTGATGATTTAGATAACTCTAATGTTATAGAAACAATGCAATCTCTTTCATTATTATGTGGCGGCAAAAAGAGAAGCACTGATAAGCTTTTAACTGGACAAACGATCTTATGCAAATCACTTGATTTAAAAGTTAAAGATTGGAGCCAAAAACAATTTAATAATACTTTCAATATTCAAAATATCGATTATGAACCACAAAAAATAATCGCAACAACAAGAGTAGGTATACCTCCTAATAGAGACAATGGACTTTTGAATAGATTCATTGACTATAAATATGTAAGACAATCTTCAAAAAATCCATTAACAACCAGAAAGAAAACAAATTTTATTTTAGAAGATCATTGGCATGATTAATATTTTTCGCTAGCACACTTAATATAAACTTATATCTGTGTATTTTTTAATATAAAATTATTAATGTCACATCTATTTTATATACATTTGAATTAGGTTAAACTATCATAATGTCTAAAATATTAAAATAACTTATAAATGAGGTTTGTTTGATGAGTGTAGAAGTGGCTCGTCCAAAGAATTTTATAGAACAAAAAATAGATTCAGATTTAGAAAACAATGTTGTTACAACTGTCCACACCAGATTCCCCCCAGAACCTAATGGCTTTTTACATATTGGACATGCTAAATCTATTTGTTTAAACTTCGGTTTAGCGAAAGAATATAATGGCACATGTAATTTAAGATTTGATGATACTAACCCGTTAAAAGAAACTGCAGAGTTTGTTGAAGCCATTAAAAAAGATGTAAAGTGGTTGGGTTTTAAATGGGATGAACTTAGACACTCTTCTGATTATTTTGAACAGTTATATCTATACGCAAAAGAACTAATTAGTTCGGGTCTAGCATATGTAGATGAATTAACCGATGATGAAATAAGACAGTATAGAGGAAATTTTACTACACCAGGTAAGAACAGCCCCTATAGAGATAGAAGTATATCAGAGAATCTCAACTTATTTGAGAAAATGAAAATGGGTGGCTTTCAAGAAGGTAAGGCGTGCTTAAGAGCAAAAATTGACATGTCGTCAAGCTTTATGGTTATGCGTGATCCTGTTCTTTATAGAGTTCGATTTATTCAGCATCATCAAACTAAAGATAAATGGTGTATATATCCCATGTATGATTTTACCCATTGTATTTCTGATGCCATTGAAAATATTTCACATTCATTATGTACATTAGAGTTTCAAGATAATAGAAGAATTTACGATTGGATTCTTGATAATATTTCAATAAAATCTAGACCCCATCAATATGAGTTTAGTAGACTTAATCTTGAATATACTTTAACTTCCAAAAGAAAATTAAGCGATCTAGTTGAAGAGCGATTTGTTGATGGTTGGGATGATCCTAGAATGCCAACGATATCTGGTTTGAGAAGAAGAGGATATACTCCTGCTTCTATTAGAGAGTTTTGCTCAAGAATTGGTGTTACCAAACAAGAAAATACAATTGAATTAAATGCTCTTGAAGCTTGTATTCGGGAAGATCTAAATACTAATGCTAGACGAGTTATGGCTGTATTAGATCCCGTAAAAGTAATTATTGAAAATTTTGATGACCAACCATTTTTTATAGATGCCAAAAATCATCCTAATAATGATGAGATGGGAACTCGTAAAGTGCAGTTTTCAAGAGAGATTTGGATTGAAAGAGAAGACTTTAAGGTAGAGGCCAATAAAAAATTCAAACGTTTAGTTTTGGGTAAAGAGGTTCGGCTACGCAATTGTTTTGTTATTAAAGCTAATGATGTTGTATATGATGAATACGGATCTATAAAAGAAATAATTTGCACATATGATCCAAATACATTAGGACAAGATCCTTTAGATGGTAGGAAAGTAAAAGGAGTGATTCATTGGGTTTCGAGTACAAATGCAATCTCAGCTCAATTTAGAGTCTATGAAAAACTTTTTAATCATAAAAATCCAGCACAAGTTGAAGATTTCAGAACAGAACTTAACTTAAAATCATTGGAAACCTTCAATGGATTTGTAGAAAACTCAGTAAAAGAAAATGATATAGAGGAAAGGTATCAATTTGAAAGAAAGGGCTATTTTACACAAGACAATAAAGATTTTAGCAAAGAATTTCTAATATTTAATCAGATTGTTGGTTTAAGAGAAACAAATAAATAGCTTTCAGTTAAACAAAAGTTTTAAAAAATTGTTATATAAGAAATAGATTTTTATAAATCTATTTCTTTTTATGAAGGTCCGGATTATCTTGGCAATTCTTTTTTGTGCAATGACCGTAAAGATAAAGACTATGGTTTGTTAATCTAATATTGTATCTATCAGCTATTTCTGTTTGTCTATTTTCGATTAAGTCATCGTTAAATTCAATCACTTTCCCACAATCAAGGCAAACCAAATGATCATGATGTTCTTGCTTGGAAAGTTCAAAAACCGATTTTCCACCTTCAAAATGATGCCTTGTGACAATGCCTGCATC
Protein-coding regions in this window:
- the fur gene encoding ferric iron uptake transcriptional regulator produces the protein MMENNNALKKAGLKVTLPRLKILEFLQHPENQHISAEELYKKFLDIGEEIGLATVYRVLNQFDDAGIVTRHHFEGGKSVFELSKQEHHDHLVCLDCGKVIEFNDDLIENRQTEIADRYNIRLTNHSLYLYGHCTKKNCQDNPDLHKKK
- a CDS encoding DNA-3-methyladenine glycosylase, whose translation is MMIVKTNFFNKNSVELAQSLIGKMIYRKYNHLDLRAIIIETEAYELNDEASHASLGYSPKIKALYMTPGTIYMHFAHGQASFGIHSRKNGGAVLIKSARIYPDDLDNSNVIETMQSLSLLCGGKKRSTDKLLTGQTILCKSLDLKVKDWSQKQFNNTFNIQNIDYEPQKIIATTRVGIPPNRDNGLLNRFIDYKYVRQSSKNPLTTRKKTNFILEDHWHD
- the glnS gene encoding glutamine--tRNA ligase — protein: MSVEVARPKNFIEQKIDSDLENNVVTTVHTRFPPEPNGFLHIGHAKSICLNFGLAKEYNGTCNLRFDDTNPLKETAEFVEAIKKDVKWLGFKWDELRHSSDYFEQLYLYAKELISSGLAYVDELTDDEIRQYRGNFTTPGKNSPYRDRSISENLNLFEKMKMGGFQEGKACLRAKIDMSSSFMVMRDPVLYRVRFIQHHQTKDKWCIYPMYDFTHCISDAIENISHSLCTLEFQDNRRIYDWILDNISIKSRPHQYEFSRLNLEYTLTSKRKLSDLVEERFVDGWDDPRMPTISGLRRRGYTPASIREFCSRIGVTKQENTIELNALEACIREDLNTNARRVMAVLDPVKVIIENFDDQPFFIDAKNHPNNDEMGTRKVQFSREIWIEREDFKVEANKKFKRLVLGKEVRLRNCFVIKANDVVYDEYGSIKEIICTYDPNTLGQDPLDGRKVKGVIHWVSSTNAISAQFRVYEKLFNHKNPAQVEDFRTELNLKSLETFNGFVENSVKENDIEERYQFERKGYFTQDNKDFSKEFLIFNQIVGLRETNK